Within Caulobacter segnis, the genomic segment AGTCGACGTCGTCGCGGCTGAAGCTGCTCGACAGGTCCCAGTCGAAGCCCAGCAGTTCCGTCCCCTTGGCGCCGAACGAGACCTGGAAGTCGCGGTCCTTGAGGAACAGGCGCGGGGTATAGCCATCAGGATAGACCGCCGTGATGTTGTTGCTGGCGTTCGGGTTGCGGAAGGTCAGCCAGGCGGCGGTGTTGCGGCTGGAGAAGGTGCCGAACGAATAGAGGTCGATGGTGTCGCCCAGCGGCGAGCCGGCGCTGTAGCCCAGCGAGAACAGCTGCACCTGCGGCGAGCCCGGGTGGCTGGTGTGGCGGTTGGCGGTGGCCTCGCGCGGGTCCAGGGTCGCGCCCGCCGTGCCCACCCGGACCGGCTGACCAGCGGCGTTCAGCGGGAAGTACATCTGGGTGGTGTTCAGCGTCTTGTCGCCCCGATCGGTCGGATCGGTGATCCGCACGTCGGCGGTCAGGTTCAGATAGCCGGCCTCGCCCAGCTTCATGCCCAGATTACCCGCGAACTGGCCGGTCTCGCCGTCGCCCTCGGCGGTCTTGCCGTAGAGCGCGGTCATCGAGCCGCCTTCCGGGCTCTTCTTCAGGATGACGTTGATCACGCCGGCCAGGGCGTCCGAACCGTACTGGGCCGAGGCGCCGTCGCGCAGCACCTCGATGCGCTCGATGGCGCTGGACGGAATCAGGTCCAGGTCGGGCGGCGACTGGCCGTTCTGGGTCGTACCGTTGACGAACAGGATGGCGGTGTTGTGCCGGCGCTTGCCGTTGACCAGCACCAGGGTCTGGTCGGCCGACAGCCCGCGCAGCGACACCGTCTTGATCGCGAAGCTGGCGCCCGCGCCGCTGTTGGAGGTGTTGGCCGACGGCACCAGGGTCGAGATCAGGTCGCGCGTCGATTGCTTGCCGCTCTTGGTCAGTTCGGCCGCCGAGATGACGTCGATCGGCGCCATGCTCTCGGTCACCGTGCGTGAGGTCGAGCGCGTGCCGGTGACGATCACTTCCTCGATGATGCTGGTCTCGGGCTCGGGCGGCGGGGCCGGCTCCGGAGCCGGGGCAGAGACCGCGCTGGCCGCGCCGGACCAGCCGGTGCGGATCAGGCCGGTGCGCGGCGGGGCCAGGATGATCGTCTTGCCGTCGTTGGAGACCACCGTCAGGCCGGTGCCGCTCAGCAACTGCTGCAGGGCGCGGTCGACCGGCAGGGCGCCGCGCACGGGCGCGGTGCGCTTACCTTCGGCCGCCTCGGACTGCACCAGAATCTGCACCCCCGCCTGGCGCGCGAACTGGCGAATGCCCGCCGCCGCCGGCTGGGCCTCGATCTTGAACGTCGCCTGGGCCAGGGCCGCGCCGGCGCCCAGCGCCCATGCGGCCGAGGCGGCCAGCAGCATCCCCCGCCTTGCGAAACGGTTCGTCCCCTCACGCATCGACAATCCCCCATCGTTCCGAGGCCAGCCAAACGTGGCCTCCTGACAGCACGAAGGGTGGGCGCTGATTTTCCGGGGGCTGGGGGCGTCCTTGATCCGATCACGGCTCAACACGCCCGCTTTTGCGCCAGCTTCGACATCGGGCGCCCGTTTCGCATGCGCGCACGCCCTATCGGACGTCTCGACAAAAGATGTCGCCGCTCAAAGCCGCCGCTCTAGAAAATTCAAAAACGGCGACAGATCAAAAATCGGAGGAACTGACTGAGCTGGGAACGTCATAGCCCGGTCGATAGGCAGGTCCGGAGCCGCACATTTACTCACGATCCCGCGCTGAGCAGGATTCATTCAATGAAGTTTCAGCCTACTCTCGGCGCAAATGCTCAAGAGGCATGAGCGCGAGCAATCCGAATGGTGCGCGCGTCACCATCGATGGCGGCGCCCAGGGTCGCCGCCACGGCGGCTGCGAAACTTTCAGGCTCGTTCGTCTGGAACAGGCCAACGAACCGCTCCCGCGCGAGGGCTTCATCCTCGATCACGATCTGGCGGCTGTTGTAGCGATTGAACAGCTTGGCGGCCTGTTCCAGGCTTTCGCCGTCCAGGGCGATCTCGCCATTGCGCCAAGCCAGGCTGCGCTCGATCTCGGACGGCGACTCCGCCACCGTGGGCGCGGCCGTGCTGGCCAGGATCACCCGCTCGCCGGCCGCCAGTCGACGCCGCGAGGTCGGATCGCCCTCGATCCAGGTCTCGACCACGCCCTCGGTGACCATCACGTCGACACCGGTCCCTACCTCGTCGCCCCGGCGGACCGAGAAGGCGGTGCCCACGGCGCGCACCCGCACCGGACCAGCGGCCACCGTGAACGGCCGTCGTGGATCCTTGGCGACCTGGAACCAAGCCTCGCCCTCCTGCAGGACGATGCGCCGCGACTTGGGCTTCATCGTCACGTCCAGGGCGGTCTTGGTGTTGATCGCCACCAGCGAGCCGTCGGCCAGCGGCACCCGGCGGATCTCGCCCAGGCGGGTGTCGAGACGCTGGGGCCGCAGGCTCCAGGCGCCGAACCCGCCGATCAGCGCGGCCGCCACCGCGCCGCCCGTCCCCGCGATCAGAGCGCGGCGGCTGGGACGCTTGGCGGCGGCGACGTCGACGGGCGGGGCGGCGCTGGCCAGGGCGCGGCCCCGATCCAGGAAGCTGATCGCGGCCTGGGCCCGCAGGAAGGCCCCCGCCCGACGCGCGTCGCCGCTCAGCCAGGCCTGCAGATCGGGATCGTGCTCGACATCCAGCCCGTGCGCGTCGACGCGGGCGGCCCAGTCGGCCGCCTCCTCGTCAATCTCGCTTGCGGACGGAATGGAGCTCATGGGCCTCGCCGACTGCCGGATGATCTTGCGTCGTCGCTTCCGATAAGGCCCGCAGGATTAAACGCAAGCCCCGGGCCGACTGCATCTCCACCACATTCTCGGTGACCCCCAGCCGCGCGGCGGTCTCCTTCTGCGACAGGCCGTGGATCCGGCGCAGGGTGAAGATCTGTCGGCACCGCTCGGGAAGTCCCTCGATCAGCTGCTGCACCCTCCCCAACTCGCGGCGGCCGGCGACCACGCGTTCGGGAGAGGGTCCCTCATCTACGACGTTCAGGGCGTCGATTTCCGTGACGCAATCGATACGAACGACGCGGGCGCGACGAATTTTCTCGATCGCGATGTTGCGGGCCGTCCGGAAGAAGTAGGCCCGCCCGTTGGCGATGTGGGCGATGCTCTCCAGCGCGGCCAGCCGGCAATAGGTCTCCTGGACCACGTCGTCGATGTCGGCGGGCGGACTGCCGGAGCGGCGCAGCCAGGCGCGGACGTCGGCTTCGTGCGGAAGGATCTGGCCGCCGACGAAGGCGACGATCTCGGCGCGGTTCTGCTTCAACGGGCCCTCGCGGATGGCGAATTCTGGCGAGCGGAACGTTCGGGCCGGTTCGCGCGGCCACGCAACATGTCGGGGCGTTTCCCGCCCCAGGAGCCGCTCGGCGCCGCCACACGGGGCAGTTCATGCCTCTTGGCGCCCTACACGTATCGCCCAACATGGCTCAGCCATGGCTCCGTCTATCGGAGCGATAGGAACAATCAATTTTACCAACACCCCGTCGGGCGCGCTCATGGGCGCCGTCGGGGGTCGGCGCTGGGTGGAAAGCCAAAGCGGAGGAAGACGACGATGGATGCGAAAGTCGAAGACGGCGTTCAGGGCCAATGCCCGATGGGGCGCGGTCGCGGCGGCAGAAGCAACCGGGACTGGTGGCCGGAGAATCTGCGCCTCGAAGGGCTCAATCAGCACTCGCCGCGTTCCAATCCCATGGGCGAGGCGTTCGACTATGCCGAGGAATTCAAGACCCTCGACCTGAATGCGGTGGTCGCCGACCTGCACGCCCTGATGACGGACTCGCAGGACTGGTGGCCGGCCGACTTCGGCCACTACGGCGGCCTGTTCATCCGCCTGGCCTGGCACAGCGCCGGCACCTATCGCACCAGCGATGGTCGCGGCGGCGCGGGCGGCGGGCAGCAACGCTTCGCCCCGCTCAACAGCTGGCCGGACAACGCCAACCTGGACAAGGCCCGCCGGCTGCTGTGGCCGATCAAGCAGAAGTACGGGCGCAAGATCTCCTGGGCCGACCTCTATGTGCTGGTCGGCAACGTCGCCCTGGAGTCGATGGGCTTCAAGACCTTCGGCTTCGGCGGCGGCCGCGCCGACCAGTGGGAACCTGAAGAGCTGTACTGGGGCCCCGAGGGCTCGTGGCTGGGCGACGAGCGCTACAGCGGCGAGCGGCAACTGCATCCCGCCCTGGGCGCGGTGCAGATGGGCCTGATCTACGTCAATCCGGAGGGCCCGAACGGCAATCCCGATCCCAAGGCGGCGGCGCACGACATCCGCAGCACCTTCGCCCGGATGGCGATGAACGACGAGGAAACCGTCGCCCTGATCGCCGGCGGCCACACCTTCGGCAAGACCCACGGCGCGGGTGACCCCTCGTTCGTCGGCCCCGAGCCCGAGGGCGGCCAGATCGAGGCCGGCGGCCTGGGCTGGGCCAGCAAGCACGGCACGGGCCTGGGCGCCGACGCCATCACGTCGGGGCTGGAGGTCACCTGGACCCAGACGCCGACCCGTTGGAGCAACCACTTCTTCGACAACCTCTTCAAGTTCGAGTGGGAGCTGACCAAGAGCCCCGGCGGCGCCCATCAGTGGGAGGCCAAGAACGCCGAGGCCGACGTCCCGAACGCCTTTGATCCGTCGAAGAAGCAGCGCCCGCGCATGCTGACCACGGACCTGGCCCTGCGGTTCGACCCCGACTACGAGAAGATCTCGCGGCGCTTCCTCGAGAACCCGGACCAGTTCGCCGACGCCTTCGCCCACGCCTGGTTCAAGCTGACCCACCGCGACATGGGCGACAAGCGCCGCTACCTGGGTCCGCTGGTCCCGCAAGAGACGCTGATCTGGCAGGACCCGGTCCCGGCCGTGGACCACCCGCTAGTCGACGCTACCGACGTCAAGGCGCTGAAGGACAAGATCCTGGCGTCGGGCCTGTCGGTCTCGGAACTGGTGTCGACGGCCTGGGCCTCGGCCTCGACCTGGCGCAAGTCGGACAAGCGCGGCGGCGCCAATGGCGCGCGCGTCCGCCTGGCCCCACAGAAGGACTGGGCGGTCAATGACCCGCCGGTCCTGGCCAAGGTGCTGTCGACGCTGGAAGGGATCCAGAAGGACTTCAACGGCGCGGCCTCGGGCGGCAAGAAGGTCTCTCTGGCCGACCTGATCGTGCTGGCGGGCTCGGCCGCGGTCGAGAAGGCCGCCAAGGACGCCGGTACGCCTGTCGAGGTCCCATTCTCGCCGGGCCGCACGGACGCCTCGGCCGAGCAGACCGACGCGGACTCGTTCGCGCCGCTGGAGCCGTTGTCCGACGGTTTCCGCAACTATCGCCGCGAGGGGACCCAGTTCATGGCCCCCGAGGAAGCCCTGATCGACCGAGCCCAGCTGCTGGGCCTGTCGGCGCCGGAACTGACGGTGCTGGTCGGCGGCCTGCGGGTGCTGGGCGCCAACACCGGCGGCTCCAAGGCCGGCGTGCTCACCGACCGTCCGGGCGTGCTGACCACAGACTTCTTCGTAAATCTGCTCAGCATGGGCACGACCTGGAGCCCAACGGCGGTCAACGCCTTCGCGGGCCATGACCGCAAGAGCAGCCAGCCGCGCTGGACGGCCTCGCGCGTCGACCTGATCTTCGGCTCGCACGCCGAACTTCGGGCCTTCGCCGAGGTCTATGGCTGCGCGGACTCGCAAGGCAAGTTCGTGAAGGACTTCGTGGCGGCCTGGACCAAAGTCATGAACGCCGATCGGGTGGACCTGCACTGATCCCCAAGGGGCGATCGCCTCGGCGGTCGCCCCACAGGGCCTACATCCGTTCCAGCTCGACCAGCACGATGTCGTTGGCCCGCATGGGCAAATCGACAACGGCCTCGCCGCTCACCTTGATGATCTTCTCGATTTCCGGCCGGTCGAGGGTCAGGCCTTGCAAGCTGGCCAATTGAGCCGGCGTCAGCGTCTTGGGCAGGCCCATGTCGATA encodes:
- the katG gene encoding catalase/peroxidase HPI codes for the protein MDAKVEDGVQGQCPMGRGRGGRSNRDWWPENLRLEGLNQHSPRSNPMGEAFDYAEEFKTLDLNAVVADLHALMTDSQDWWPADFGHYGGLFIRLAWHSAGTYRTSDGRGGAGGGQQRFAPLNSWPDNANLDKARRLLWPIKQKYGRKISWADLYVLVGNVALESMGFKTFGFGGGRADQWEPEELYWGPEGSWLGDERYSGERQLHPALGAVQMGLIYVNPEGPNGNPDPKAAAHDIRSTFARMAMNDEETVALIAGGHTFGKTHGAGDPSFVGPEPEGGQIEAGGLGWASKHGTGLGADAITSGLEVTWTQTPTRWSNHFFDNLFKFEWELTKSPGGAHQWEAKNAEADVPNAFDPSKKQRPRMLTTDLALRFDPDYEKISRRFLENPDQFADAFAHAWFKLTHRDMGDKRRYLGPLVPQETLIWQDPVPAVDHPLVDATDVKALKDKILASGLSVSELVSTAWASASTWRKSDKRGGANGARVRLAPQKDWAVNDPPVLAKVLSTLEGIQKDFNGAASGGKKVSLADLIVLAGSAAVEKAAKDAGTPVEVPFSPGRTDASAEQTDADSFAPLEPLSDGFRNYRREGTQFMAPEEALIDRAQLLGLSAPELTVLVGGLRVLGANTGGSKAGVLTDRPGVLTTDFFVNLLSMGTTWSPTAVNAFAGHDRKSSQPRWTASRVDLIFGSHAELRAFAEVYGCADSQGKFVKDFVAAWTKVMNADRVDLH
- a CDS encoding TonB-dependent receptor, translating into MLLAASAAWALGAGAALAQATFKIEAQPAAAGIRQFARQAGVQILVQSEAAEGKRTAPVRGALPVDRALQQLLSGTGLTVVSNDGKTIILAPPRTGLIRTGWSGAASAVSAPAPEPAPPPEPETSIIEEVIVTGTRSTSRTVTESMAPIDVISAAELTKSGKQSTRDLISTLVPSANTSNSGAGASFAIKTVSLRGLSADQTLVLVNGKRRHNTAILFVNGTTQNGQSPPDLDLIPSSAIERIEVLRDGASAQYGSDALAGVINVILKKSPEGGSMTALYGKTAEGDGETGQFAGNLGMKLGEAGYLNLTADVRITDPTDRGDKTLNTTQMYFPLNAAGQPVRVGTAGATLDPREATANRHTSHPGSPQVQLFSLGYSAGSPLGDTIDLYSFGTFSSRNTAAWLTFRNPNASNNITAVYPDGYTPRLFLKDRDFQVSFGAKGTELLGFDWDLSSSFSRDDVDYYENSLNASMGPSSPSYFYLGTLKFQEWTSNLDLTREVATGVFADPLFVALGAEYRDDKFEIVAGEPASYINGGYVAPAGSPQAGVVFAGGSQGVTGFPPFSAGSFSRDNISAYVNVEQKLTQAWEVAAAGRFEHYSDFGDAKTFKLSSRYAITPKLAIRGTASTGFRAPSLQQQHYASSSTIGVIVPPATTTQLYPVQLLPPDNPAAIALGAKPLRPEKSVNYSVGVVAEPLPRLHVTLDVYQIKIDNRILQSGTLGPNTAVSTALASQGLNPQQAAFYYGNFADTKTQGIDFVADYRTDFGDFGSVRWTFSANHTKNKFTRVVQPPAALAAAGIVYIDRVKIGDLTVGTPKEKYILGADWTLGKFDTNLRLTRYGEVIQRTALAANDETVSPKLIVDLDLSYAATDNLTVSVGANNLLDAYPDSVRAANRGTPAFAYYNQYAPYGISGGFYYARVAAKF
- a CDS encoding RNA polymerase sigma factor, with product MKQNRAEIVAFVGGQILPHEADVRAWLRRSGSPPADIDDVVQETYCRLAALESIAHIANGRAYFFRTARNIAIEKIRRARVVRIDCVTEIDALNVVDEGPSPERVVAGRRELGRVQQLIEGLPERCRQIFTLRRIHGLSQKETAARLGVTENVVEMQSARGLRLILRALSEATTQDHPAVGEAHELHSVRKRD
- a CDS encoding FecR family protein, with the protein product MSSIPSASEIDEEAADWAARVDAHGLDVEHDPDLQAWLSGDARRAGAFLRAQAAISFLDRGRALASAAPPVDVAAAKRPSRRALIAGTGGAVAAALIGGFGAWSLRPQRLDTRLGEIRRVPLADGSLVAINTKTALDVTMKPKSRRIVLQEGEAWFQVAKDPRRPFTVAAGPVRVRAVGTAFSVRRGDEVGTGVDVMVTEGVVETWIEGDPTSRRRLAAGERVILASTAAPTVAESPSEIERSLAWRNGEIALDGESLEQAAKLFNRYNSRQIVIEDEALARERFVGLFQTNEPESFAAAVAATLGAAIDGDARTIRIARAHAS